A region of Nitrospirota bacterium DNA encodes the following proteins:
- a CDS encoding carboxylesterase family protein, whose amino-acid sequence MVSQVLKTISLCIALIFFMSCSSGSKGNDATPAPTPATTTNLGTGLIVTTAGQIQGKVSGGIGSYLGIPYAAPPTGNLRWKPPQAVTSWPSIRPAMAYGNPCPQHIDAQLNDLSGGGTIDEDCLYLNVWTPATSVSDALPVMVWIHGGGLIMGSGAYSANIGENLARSQNIVVVTINYRLGMLGFFANSELDAEDPDHVSGNYGFKDQIYALRWVRDNISSFGGDPGNVTIFGESAGALSVHILMVSPLAGGLFHRAIAESGTPLEKLRGLIGIEAIGDQFALKFGFSGPGVVANLRAKTWQEILAQDNSGVIAPGDQIAKLIAIDGKLLTDTPANLYIQGKEAAVPLLMGTNQDEGSLYVQKAQDAGWWTDPSTAYSSLVSELTQVYGDASCTNILNEYVINNLSTVEVIKNAYENILTDGTFIAPTRRTVRAHTAANNAAYLYHFTRKPPILQQPWASLGSYHGLEVFYVFGTFPAYLGFATEDSDLSAAMMGYWSRMALSGTPNGTGAIVAWPLYDDVTDQHLVLDSTISTDFGLRQSYCAFWDTIP is encoded by the coding sequence ATGGTAAGCCAAGTACTGAAGACCATCAGCCTTTGCATCGCTCTTATATTTTTCATGTCATGCAGCAGCGGAAGTAAGGGGAATGACGCAACCCCCGCTCCAACCCCCGCGACAACCACCAACCTCGGGACGGGATTGATCGTAACAACAGCGGGTCAGATCCAGGGTAAGGTTTCCGGCGGGATCGGCAGTTATCTCGGGATACCCTATGCCGCGCCCCCAACGGGAAATCTGCGCTGGAAGCCGCCGCAGGCAGTTACTTCCTGGCCTTCCATCCGGCCGGCTATGGCGTACGGCAACCCCTGTCCCCAACACATCGACGCTCAACTCAACGACCTGAGCGGCGGCGGCACCATTGACGAGGATTGCCTGTATCTCAATGTCTGGACACCTGCGACATCTGTGTCCGATGCGCTGCCGGTGATGGTCTGGATCCATGGGGGCGGCCTGATCATGGGCTCCGGGGCGTACAGCGCCAACATCGGAGAGAATCTCGCGCGGAGTCAAAATATCGTAGTCGTGACGATCAATTACCGTCTCGGCATGCTCGGGTTCTTCGCAAATTCCGAGTTGGATGCCGAGGACCCCGATCACGTGTCAGGCAATTACGGTTTTAAGGACCAGATTTACGCACTCCGCTGGGTACGCGATAATATCAGCTCGTTCGGCGGCGACCCTGGAAATGTGACCATCTTTGGAGAGTCCGCGGGAGCATTGAGTGTGCACATACTCATGGTCTCTCCGCTCGCCGGAGGTCTTTTTCATCGGGCCATCGCCGAGAGCGGAACCCCGCTGGAAAAATTGCGCGGCCTAATTGGTATCGAGGCGATCGGGGACCAGTTCGCGTTAAAATTCGGCTTCTCGGGACCCGGAGTCGTGGCCAACCTTCGCGCGAAGACCTGGCAAGAGATATTGGCCCAGGATAATTCAGGAGTGATAGCCCCGGGAGACCAGATTGCCAAGCTTATTGCCATTGATGGCAAGCTGCTTACCGACACACCCGCAAACCTTTACATACAAGGAAAGGAAGCTGCGGTGCCGCTGCTCATGGGCACAAACCAGGACGAGGGCTCGCTGTACGTTCAGAAGGCTCAAGACGCAGGTTGGTGGACAGATCCATCAACCGCCTATTCCAGTCTGGTTTCGGAATTGACCCAGGTTTACGGGGATGCCTCATGTACCAACATTCTTAATGAATACGTGATCAACAATCTTAGCACCGTTGAGGTTATAAAGAATGCGTACGAAAATATTCTTACGGATGGAACTTTTATTGCGCCGACCCGCAGGACCGTTCGCGCGCACACGGCTGCAAATAACGCTGCTTACCTCTATCATTTCACGCGCAAACCGCCGATTCTCCAACAACCCTGGGCTTCCCTGGGCTCCTATCACGGCCTCGAGGTGTTTTACGTTTTTGGGACCTTCCCTGCCTATCTGGGCTTTGCTACCGAGGACTCCGATCTTTCCGCGGCAATGATGGGCTACTGGTCGAGAATGGCACTGTCGGGAACCCCGAACGGAACAGGAGCTATTGTTGCCTGGCCGCTGTATGATGACGTGACTGATCAGCACCTTGTCCTTGATTCAACGATCAGCACAGACTTCGGCCTGCGACAGAGCTACTGCGCTTTTTGGGACACCATTCCATAA
- a CDS encoding MATE family efflux transporter — MQPNIRQQVFSLALPVVLSSLLQRSVGIVDIFLVGGLGASSIAAVGIAQIMVFVLMSLSWGINVGVTVQVSQLWGAGRKGDAAKAAFQAMLLAVGAALLMMLLGLSFGGPVASMLGANNEVQSILLDYTSIIFTFSIFTISINVLAGIMHGTGDTKTPLYATLIVNILHVAVAYPLIYGYLGLPKLGVKGAAIAIAISEGMGAIFLLGRSLRKQYIIGSRTLEMKYTAMTFKLGYPIFIDRLLQNAGSLVFAKVILLYGTTVYAAHQVGMAIEAFSFMPGFGIAVAATTMVGQNLGAGKPEHARLSAYEANRLAVVLMAGMGLVFFFFPYALLKAFTSDPEVIKYGILYMKIVAFAQIPLAITMVLAGSLRGAGDTGFIMFSTVAGMWFIRLPVAALLATVFKAEIHYVWSVMIADWLVRMSLLLWRYRRQNWGRLEI, encoded by the coding sequence ATGCAACCAAACATCCGACAACAGGTCTTTTCACTCGCATTGCCCGTAGTGCTCTCCAGCCTGCTCCAGCGTTCCGTCGGGATCGTGGACATCTTTCTCGTCGGCGGACTGGGGGCATCTTCCATTGCCGCGGTAGGCATTGCGCAGATCATGGTCTTTGTGCTCATGAGCTTGTCCTGGGGCATCAACGTGGGTGTCACGGTCCAGGTATCTCAATTATGGGGCGCGGGAAGGAAAGGGGACGCGGCAAAGGCGGCGTTCCAGGCCATGCTGCTTGCAGTAGGGGCGGCGCTGCTCATGATGCTGCTCGGGCTTTCGTTCGGCGGACCGGTAGCGTCGATGCTCGGCGCAAATAATGAGGTGCAGAGCATCCTGCTTGATTACACGAGCATCATCTTTACTTTTAGTATTTTCACGATCTCGATCAACGTGCTCGCCGGGATCATGCACGGGACCGGGGATACGAAAACGCCGTTGTATGCGACCCTGATCGTAAACATCCTGCATGTGGCGGTGGCCTATCCGCTGATCTACGGATATCTCGGGCTTCCAAAACTCGGGGTCAAAGGCGCGGCCATCGCCATCGCGATCTCCGAGGGCATGGGCGCAATATTCCTCCTTGGCCGCTCTTTGCGCAAGCAATACATAATCGGCAGCAGGACTCTGGAGATGAAATACACGGCCATGACGTTCAAACTGGGGTATCCTATCTTTATCGACCGTCTGCTCCAGAACGCGGGTTCACTGGTTTTCGCCAAGGTAATTCTGCTTTACGGGACCACTGTGTATGCCGCGCACCAGGTTGGTATGGCCATCGAGGCTTTTTCGTTTATGCCCGGCTTTGGCATTGCCGTCGCGGCTACAACCATGGTGGGCCAGAACCTCGGGGCCGGCAAGCCGGAGCATGCCCGTCTCTCCGCATATGAAGCCAACCGCCTTGCCGTTGTGCTGATGGCAGGGATGGGCCTGGTGTTCTTTTTCTTTCCCTACGCACTGCTCAAGGCATTCACGAGCGACCCTGAAGTTATCAAATATGGTATTCTGTATATGAAGATCGTGGCATTCGCACAGATACCGCTCGCCATAACCATGGTGCTTGCCGGATCGCTCCGCGGAGCGGGGGACACCGGGTTCATCATGTTCTCCACGGTTGCAGGTATGTGGTTTATCCGGCTGCCGGTCGCGGCTTTGCTCGCGACTGTTTTTAAAGCCGAGATCCATTATGTATGGTCGGTCATGATCGCGGACTGGCTGGTGAGGATGTCCCTTCTGCTCTGGAGATATCGCAGGCAGAACTGGGGAAGACTTGAGATATGA
- a CDS encoding sigma-54 dependent transcriptional regulator gives MDNANILVVDDEKDICMALNIILTKEGYSVKEAYNGEQALELIKRENFDIIMTDIKMEKMDGFEVLKQARQISPESTVVMMTAFASVLSAVEAMRAGATDYITKPFINDEIRLTVKSILQSRELRLENQILRQELSQRPAAFTNIIGSSDPLQKVFTVMEKVIPNKSNVLITGDSGTGKGLVALAIHEGGPRKDKPFISINCGAIPENLLESELFGHKKGAFTSANEDKKGLITMANGGTLFLDEIGELPQALQVKLLHVIQTKELTPVGDTRVITVEVRIIAATNADLMQRVKEGRFREDLYYRLNVIEIHMPSLRERRDDIPMLIKHYLTIAAKEAGKTVKDIDYEAMQALLAYDWPGNIRELRNTIERATVLADGEVITIHDLPDKFRTLDIEGVSTSSLRQALDEFEREYIRRSMMENKGNKEAAANKLGVDLATLYRKLKKLRIETG, from the coding sequence ATGGACAACGCGAATATTCTGGTCGTCGACGATGAAAAAGACATCTGCATGGCCCTGAACATCATCCTCACCAAGGAGGGATACTCGGTCAAGGAAGCGTACAACGGAGAGCAGGCGCTCGAACTCATCAAGCGGGAAAACTTCGACATCATCATGACCGACATCAAGATGGAGAAAATGGACGGGTTCGAGGTGCTGAAGCAGGCCAGGCAAATAAGCCCTGAATCGACGGTGGTCATGATGACCGCCTTCGCCTCCGTCCTGTCAGCGGTAGAGGCCATGCGCGCAGGCGCCACGGACTATATCACCAAGCCCTTCATCAATGACGAGATCAGGCTGACCGTCAAGAGCATCCTCCAGAGCCGCGAGCTCCGGCTTGAAAACCAGATCCTGCGCCAGGAACTCAGTCAGCGCCCCGCCGCTTTCACGAACATCATCGGCAGCTCCGATCCCCTGCAAAAAGTATTCACGGTCATGGAAAAAGTGATCCCGAACAAGAGTAACGTCCTGATTACCGGCGATAGCGGCACGGGCAAGGGCCTCGTGGCGCTGGCAATCCACGAAGGAGGCCCTCGCAAGGACAAACCGTTCATTTCCATCAATTGCGGCGCCATCCCGGAGAACCTGCTGGAAAGCGAGCTGTTCGGGCACAAGAAGGGCGCCTTCACCTCGGCAAACGAGGACAAGAAGGGCCTTATCACCATGGCGAACGGCGGCACTCTCTTTCTCGATGAGATCGGAGAACTGCCGCAAGCGCTTCAGGTAAAACTGCTCCACGTCATCCAGACCAAGGAGCTCACCCCCGTGGGCGACACGCGGGTCATCACCGTGGAGGTCAGGATCATAGCCGCCACGAATGCCGACCTCATGCAGCGCGTGAAGGAAGGTCGTTTTCGAGAAGACCTTTACTATCGTTTGAACGTCATTGAGATCCACATGCCGTCGCTGCGCGAGCGGCGTGACGATATCCCGATGCTCATCAAACATTATCTTACGATCGCCGCAAAGGAAGCGGGAAAGACGGTCAAGGACATCGATTACGAGGCAATGCAGGCCCTGCTCGCCTATGACTGGCCGGGCAACATCAGGGAACTGAGAAATACGATCGAACGGGCAACCGTGCTCGCCGACGGGGAAGTGATCACCATTCACGACCTGCCGGACAAGTTCAGGACCCTCGACATTGAAGGAGTTTCGACCTCATCGCTCAGGCAGGCGCTCGATGAATTTGAGCGGGAATATATACGAAGAAGCATGATGGAAAATAAAGGGAACAAGGAAGCGGCGGCGAACAAGCTCGGGGTCGACCTTGCGACCTTATATCGGAAGCTGAAGAAACTCAGGATCGAGACAGGGTAG